CCAACACCTCCTGTGCGAGCCGTCTGCGCACCGTACGGGCGGCGTCCCGCCGGTCCCGCTCGACCGCGATCAGCTGGGTGACGCCCTGAAGCAGGTCGAGCCGTTCCTCGGGCCAGTCCCCGGCGTCCGCCGCGACGGCCAGCAGCCAGTCCGACAGCACCGTCTCCCGCACGTCCCGGGCGCCCTGCGGGGAGCGCCCGCTGCTACGGATCGGGAACAGCGCGTACGGCGCGGCGCCCACCGTCACCCGGTGCGGTCCCCGCCGTCCGGTGCGGGCAGCCGCCAACTGCTCGGCTGCCAGCTGCGCACACATGTCGGCGGGCAGCTCGGGCCCGCCCACCTTCGGGCCAGCGATGAGCCGCCCGGTCGGCGACAGCACCCAGGCGCTCAGGTCGAGGTCGGAGCCGAGGAGGTCGAGGACCACGTCGGGCCCGCCGCCCGCGGGGCCCGAGGTCATCATCCGCCGGTGCCGGTCGACCACCGCCGCGAGGTCCCCGGCGCGCTCGCCCGAGACCTGCCGTACGACATGCTCGGTGATCGTCGCGAACGCCACCGACTCGTGCACCGCGAACAGCGGCAGCCGGTGCTTGGCGCAGGCGACCACCAGATCGTCCGGGATGTCCCCCAGCTCGGCCTCACCGGCGGCGAGCGCGGCCACGCCGGCCGCCACCAGGATCCGTACGAACGGCTCGGAGTCCTCGGCGTCCCGGCGCCAGGCCAGGCCCGTGAGCACCAGCTCCCCGCCCGAGAGGTAGCGGCTGGGGTCCCTGAGGTCGGTGGTCATCACGCCCCGGACGGTGCGGTCCAGCTCGTCCTCGCCGCCGAGCAGCCTGAGGCCCAGCGCGTCGGTGTCCAGCAGTGCGCGCAGCCGCATTCTCGTCGCCGCCGTTCTTTGTCTCGAAATCTACGATGAATCTTGATGGGTCATGGTGGCCGCGGCCAGATCGGCGGGCCGGTGAGCGCTGCTGTGCGCGGTGCTCGCCTGCTTCCGGAGGTGTCCCAGGTCACAAGGGCTGTGACTGACGTTTCCACGGAAAAACGAGGAGGTTACCTGTGACCTCCATTCATACGAATCTACAAGATGACCTCGCTGGCCAGCCAACTCCTTCATGGTTTCCGTGACTGACCGATGAGACGCACCGCGCTGTGTACTGACTTCGATCCGCGTTAACAGAACATGAACGAGCCAGTCTCACCGCACCCGATCTGGCTTGATCAGTACGACCCACGAGACGAAGAAGAGAGCCGGTCATGGACTTCCTTCGCCCCGCCAGCTGGGAGGAGGCGCTCGCCGCGAAGGCCGAGCACCCCACCGCTGTGCCGATTGCGGGTGGCACCGATGTGATGGTCGAGATCAACTTCGACCACCGCCGGCCCGAGTACCTGCTCGACCTGAACCGCATCGGCGACCTCTGCGAGTGGGAGGCCGGCGAGGACACCGTGCGGCTCGGTGCCTCCGTCCCGTACACCAAGATCATGGAGCATCTGCGTCCCGAGCTGCCGGGCCTGGCCCTCGCCTCGCACACGGTCGCCTCCCCGCAGATCCGCAACCGGGGCGGCGTCGGCGGCAACCTCGGCACCGCCTCCCCGGCCGGCGACGCCCACCCCGCCCTCCTCGCGGCCGGCGCCGAGGTCGAGGTCGAGTCGGTGCGCGGCTCCCGTCTCATCCCGATCGACGAGTTCTACACCGGCGTGAAGCGCAACGCGCTCGCCGCCGACGAGCTGATCAGGGCCGTACACATCAAGAAGGCCGATGGGCCGCAGCAGTACTCCAAGGTCGGCACCCGCAACGCCATGGTCATCGCGGTCTGCGCCTTCGGCCTGGCGCTGCACCCGCGGACCCGCACCGTCCGCACCGGCATCGGCTCGGCCGCCCCCACCCCGGTCCGCGCGAAGGCGGCGGAGGAGTTCCTGAACGCGGCGCTCGAAGAGGGCGGCTTCTGGGACAACGGCAAGATCATCACCCCGTCGGTCGCCAAGCAGTTCGCGGAGCTGTGCTCAGGCGCCTGCAACCCGATCGACGACGTCCGGGGCACCGCGAGCTACCGCCGGCACGCGGTCGGCGTCATGGCCCGCCGCACGCTGACCTGGACCTGGGAGTCGTACCGCGGCGCCCGCCGCATCACCGAGGGAGCTGCGTAATGCGCGTGAACTTCACTGTCAACGGCCGTCCCCAGGAAGCCGACGACGTCTGGGAGGGCGAGTCCCTGCTGTACGTGCTGCGTGAGCGGCTCGGTCTGCCGGGATCGAAGAACGCCTGCGAGCAGGGCGAGTGCGGTTCGTGCACGGTCCGCCTCGACGGTGTGCCGGTGTGTTCGTGCCTGGTCGCCGCCGGTCAGGTGGAGGGCCGCGAGGTCGTCACGGTCGAGGGCCTGGCGGACTACGCCAGGCAGCGCTCCTGCGGCGACACTTGTGGGACCTCGCTCGACGAGGCCAAGGGATGGCAGGCCAAGGGCACCGACTCGCAGACCGGCGAGGGCACCGAACTCTCGCCGATCCAGCAGGCGTTCATCGACGCCGGCGCCGTCCAGTGCGGCTTCTGCACGCCGGGTCTGCTGGTCGCCGCCGACGAGATGCTGGAGAGCAACCCGAACCCGACCGACGCGGACATCCGCGAGGCGCTGTCGGGCAACCTGTGCCGCTGCACCGGCTACGAGAAGATCATGGACGCGGTCCGGCTGGCAGCTGCCCGGCAGGGAGAGGCGGTCTAGCACCATGCCCACCAACGGCGCTCCCATCGGCGCTCCCACCAAGGTCACCCAGGGCTCCCACACCAAGGGCGGCATCGGCGAGTCCACCCTCCGCCCGGACGGCACCCTCAAGGTCACCGGTGAGTTCGCGTACTCGTCCGACATGTGGCACGAGGACATGCTCTGGGGCCAGATCCTGCGCTCCACCGTCGCGCACGCCGAGATCGTGTCCATCGACACGAGCGAGGCCTTCGCGACGCCGGGCGTGTACGCCGTCATGACGTACGACGACCTGCCGACCGACGTGAAGAACTACGGCCTGGAGATCCAGGACACGCCCGTCCTGGCCCACGGCAAGGTCCGCCACCACGGTGAGCCGGTCGCGATCGTCGCCGCCGACCACCCGGAGACCGCGCGCCGCGCCGCCGCCAAGATCAAGGTGGAGTACCGGGAGCTGCCGGTCATCACGGACGAGGCCTCCGCGACCGCGCCGGACGCGATCCTCGTCCACGAGGGCCGCGACGACCACCACATCGGCCATGTCCCGCACCCGAACATCGTGCACCGCCAGCCGATCGTACGAGGGGACGTCTCCGCGGCTCGTGAGCGTGCCGATGTCATCGTCGAGGGCGAGTACACCTTCGGCATGCAGGACCAGGCCTTCCTCGGCCCCGAGTCGGGCCTCGCGGTCCCGGACGAGGACGGCGGCGTCCACCTCTACATCGCCACCCAGTGGCTGCACAGCGACCTTCGGCAGATCGCCCCCGTCCTCGGCCTGCCCGAGAGCAAGGTCCGTATGACGCTGTCCGGCGTCGGCGGCGCGTTCGGCGGCCGTGAGGACCTGTCGATGCAGATCCACGCCTGTCTGCTCGCCCTGCGCACGGGCAAGCCGGTCAAGATCGTCTACAACCGCTTCGAGTCCTTCTTCGGACACGTCCACCGCCACCCCGCGAAGCTCCACTACGAGCACGGCGCCACCAAGGACGGCAGGCTCACCCACCTGAAGTGCCGGATCGCCCTGGACGGCGGCGCTTACGCATCGGCCTCCCCGGCGGTCGTCGGCAACGCCGCGTCGCTGAGCGTCGGCCCGTACGTCGTCGACGACGTCGACATCGAGGCGATCGCCCTCTACAGCAACAACCCGCCCTGCGGCGCCATGCGCGGCTTCGGCGCGGTCCAGGCGTGCTTCGCCTACGAGGCGCAGATGGACAAGCTGGCCGCGAAGCTCGGCATGGACCCGGTGGAGTTCCGCAGGCTCAACGCCATGGAGCAGGGCACGATCATGCCGACCGGCCAGCCGGTCGACTCCCCGGCCCCGGTCGCCGAACTCCTGCGCCGCGTCAAGGCGATGCCGATGCCGCCGGAGCGCCAGTGGGAGAGCAGCGAGGGCGCGGACGTACGGCAGCTGCCCGGCGGTCTGTCCAACACCACGCACGGTGAAGGCGTCGTACGCGGAGTCGGCTACGCCGTCGGCATCAAGAACGTCGGCTTCTCCGAAGGCTTCGACGACTACTCGACCGCTCGCGTGCGGATGGAGGTCGTCGGTGGGGAGCCGGTGGCCACCGTGCACACCGCGATGGCGGAGGTCGGCCAGGGCGGCGTCACCGTCCATGCGCAGATCGCCCGCACCGAGCTGGGCGTCGCTCAGGTGACCATCCGTCCGGCGGACACGCAGGTGGGCTCGGCGGGTTCGACGTCGGCCTCGCGCCAGACATATGTCACGGGCGGCGCGGTGAAGAACGCGTGCGAGCTGGTCCGGGAGAAAGTGCTGGAGATCGGCCGCCGCAAGTTCGGTACGTACCATCCGGCTTGGGCGACTGCCGAGCTGCTCCTGGAGGGCGGCAAGGTCGTCACCGACGGCGGCGAGGTACTGGCCGACCTGGTGGACGTCCTCGAAGGCGAGACCGTCGAGGTCGAGCAGGAGTGGCGGCACCGGCCCACCGAGGCCTTCGACCTGCGCACCGGCCAGGGCAACGGCCACGTCCAGTACAGCTTCGCCGCGCACCGCGCCGTCGTCGAGGTCGACACCGAGCTGGGCCTGGTCAAGGTCATCGAGCTGGCCTGCGCCCAGGACGTCGGCAAGGCCCTCAACCCGCTGTCCGTCATCGGCCAGATCCAGGGCGGCACGGTACAGGGCCTGGGCGTCGCGGTGATGGAAGAGATCATCGTCGACCCCAAGACGGCCAAGGTCAGGAACCCCTCCTTCACGGACTACCTGATCCCCACCATCCTCGACACCCCGACCATCCCGGTCGACGTCCTCGAACTCGCCGACAACCACGCCCCATACGGCCTCCGCGGCGTCGGCGAAGCCCCAACACTGTCCTCAACTCCAGCCGTCCTCGCGGCAATCCGCAGCGCGACGGGCCTGGAGCTGAACAGGACGCCGGTACGTCCCGAGCATCTGACGGGAACTGCCTGATGTCCGCCGCCGCTGCGGGCAGTCGTGCCTCCCCCAGTGCCTTAAGGGCCTGGGGGGACCCCCAGGCGGCACGGGTGGGCGCAGCGGCACCCCGACGCCGGGCAACAGCCAAACCCACGGCAACCCGGCGCCGGTTCAAGTCCAGTACCACGCACACGCATCGTTCGATCTCGGGCCGTCCCCCGGGTCGTGCGGCCGAAGCACCTTCCCAAATCCCGTAGCCGCCGCCCCGGCGGTTCCCCAAACGGGTGTCCCTATGAACCTTGGGAGTAGGCCCACATGACCCAGCAGTCACTTGAGCCGAGGACCACAGCCGAAGACGCGGGCGAAGGCACCCGCGTCCCGGCCGGCAGGTCCTGGCTCGACCGGTACTTCCACATATCCAAGCGAGGATCCACCGTCGCGCGCGAAGTCCGCGGCGGCGTCACCACCTTCATGGCGATGGCGTACATCCTCCTGCTCAACCCCCTGATCCTGTCCGGCAAGGACGCGGCAGGGGACACGCTCGCCCAGAAGGCCCTCATCACCGCGACCGCGTTCGCCGCGGCCTTCACCACGCTGCTGATGGGCTTCTTCGGCAAGGTGCCGCTCGCCCTCGCCGCCGGCCTCTCCGTCTCCGGCGTCCTCGCCTCCCAGGTCGCCCCGCAGATGACGTGGCCGCAGGCCATGGGCATGTGCGTGATGTACGGCGTGATCATCATGCTGCTGGTCGTCACCGGCCTCCGCGAGATGATCATGAACGCGATCCCGCTGGCGCTGAAGCACGCGATCACCATGGGCATCGGCCTGTTCGTCGCCCTGATCGGCTTCGTCAAGGCCGGTTTCGTGCACCAGGGCGAGGGGACCCCGGTCACCCTCGGCCCCGCCGGCGAACTGGCGGGCTGGCCCGTCCTGCTCTTCGCCGTAACCCTCCTCGCCATCTTCATGCTCCAGGCGCGCGGCGTCCCCGGCGCGATCCTGATCGGCATCATCGGCGGCACCGTACTCGCCGTCGTCCTCAACGCACTTGACGTCATCAACCCGAAGCAGTGGGCGAGCGGCGCACCCGAACTGCACGGCAGCGCGGTCTCCATGCCCGACTTCTCGATCTTCGGCAATGTCGAGTTCGGCGGGTGGGGGCAGGTCGGCGCGATGACGGTCGGCATGATCGTGTTCACGCTCGTGCTCGCCGGGTTCTTCGATGCGATGGCGACGATCATCGGCGTCGGCACCGAGGCCAAGCTGGCCGACGACAAGGGCCGGATGCCGGGCCTGTCCAAGGCGCTGTTCATCGACGGCGCGGGCGGCGCGATCGGCGGTGTGTCCGGCGCCTCGGGCCAGACCGTGTTCGTGGAGTCGGCGACGGGCGTCGGCGAGGGAGCCCGTACGGGCCTGTCCTCGGTCGTCACCGGCCTGTTCTTCGCGGCCTGCCTCTTCTTCACCCCGCTCACGGCGATCGTGCCGGGCGAGGTGGCGGCGGCGGCCCTGGTGGTGATCGGCGCCATGATGATGATGAACGCGCGGCATGTGGACTGGGCGGACCGGGCCACCGCGATCCCGGTGTTCCTGACCGTCGTCATCATGCCGTTCACGTACTCGATCACGGCCGGTGTCGCCGCCGGCGTCATCTCGTACGTCGCCATCAAGATCGCTCAGGGCAAGGCGCGGGAGATCGGGGCATTCATGTGGGCCCTCACAGGCATCTTCCTGGTCTTCTTCGCCCTCAATCCCATAGAGAGCTGGATGGGCGTGCACTAGGCACGCCGCCGGTACGCCCGTGGTGCACGCCCCTCCGCACAACCGCTGTAAGGAGACCGAGAGATGCTGGACATCGCCGAAGAACTGCACCGGTGGGTCGAGCAGGGACGCGACTTCGCCGTGGCCACCGTGGTGGCCGTCGGCGGCAGCGCGCCCCGCCGGCCCGGCGCCGCCCTCGCGGTGGACGCCGACGGCACGGCGATCGGCTCGGTCTCCGGCGGCTGTGTGGAGGGCGCGGTGTACGAGCTGTGCGGGCAGGCGCTCCAGGACGGGGAGTCGGTCCTGGAACGCTTCGGCTACAGCGACGAGGACGCCTTCGCCGTCGGCCTGACCTGCGGCGGCCTCATCGACGTCCTCGTCACCCCGGTCCGGGCGGGCGACCCCGTCCGCCCGGTGCTCGCGTCCGCGCTCACCGCCGCCGCGCGCGGGGAGGCGGCGGCGGTGGCCCGGATCAGCTCCGGCGCGCCGGAGCTGATGGGCCGGGCCCTGCTGATCCACCCCGAGGGCCCGTACGACGGCGGCTTCGGCGCCCACCCCGAGCTGGACCGCACGGTCGCCGAGGAGGCCCGCGCCTTCCTGGACGCGGGCCGTACCGGCACCCTGGAGATCGGCGAGCAGGGTTCGCGCTGCGGGGCCCCGCTCACGGTCCTGGTGGAGTCCTCGGTCCCGCCGCCCAGGATGATCGTCTTCGGCGCGATCGACTTCGCGTCGGCGCTGGTCCGCATCGGCAAGTTCCTGGGCTACCACGTGACGGTGTGCGATGCCCGCCCCGTCTTCGCCACGAGGACCCGCTTCCCCGAGGCCGACGAGATCGTCGTCGAGTGGCCGCACCAGTACCTGGAGGGCACGCAGGTCGACGGCCGTACGGTCCTGTGCGTCCTGACCCACGACGCCAAGTTCGACGTACCCCTGTTGAAACTCGCGCTCCGGCTCCCGGTCGCCTACGTCGGCGCGATGGGCTCCCGCCGCACCCACCTCGACCGCAACGAACGCCTCCGCGAAGTCGGCGTGACCGAACTGGAGTTGGCGCGGCTTCGCTCCCCGATCGGCCTCGACCTCGGCGCCCGTACCCCCGAGGAGACGGCCCTGTCGATCGCCTCCGAGATCGTCGCCAGCCGACGCGGCGGCAGCGGCGTCTCCCTCACCGGCGCCCACACGCCGATCCACCACGACGTGACGTCGGCGTCGGAGCCGACGGGGCGGATCGGGTCGGTAGCCTGAACGCATGCCCGTCATCGACGCATGGATGCAGCACCCGACACTCCGGCACTCCCACCACGAGATGTTCGAGTCCCTGCGCCGCTGGACGGGGATGGAGCGGCTGGAGGAACCACTGCCGGTCAAGGCGACGGTGGCCGCGATGGCCGCCGCCGATGTCGAGACCGGCCTGTCCGCGGCCTGGTACGGCCCTCAGGGACCGCTGATCAGCAACGACGAGGTGGCCGAGTTCGTCGCCCAGTCGGACGGCAGACTGCGCGGCGTGGCCGGAGCCGACCTCACCCGCCCGGTCCCGGCGGTACGGGAACTGCGCCGAGCCGTGACGGAACTCGGCTTCGTCGCCCTGCGGATCGTCCCCTGGCTCTGGCAACTCCCGCCCAGCGACCGGCTGTACTACCCCCTCTACGCCGCCTGCGTCGACCTCGGCGTCCCCTTCTGCACCCAGGTCGGCCACACCGGCCCACTCCGTCCCTCCGAGACGGGCCGTCCCATTCCGTACGTCGACCAGGTCGCCCTGGACTTCCCCGAACTGACCATCGTGTGCGGGCACATCGGCTACCCCTGGACCACGGAAATGATCGCGGTCGCCGACAAACACGCCAACGTCTACATCGACACCAGCGCCTACACCGCCCACCGCTACCCGCCCGAACTGGTCGCCTACCTGCGCGGACGCGGGCGCGGCAAGGTCCTGTTCGGCTCCAACTACCCGATGATCACGCCGAGTCGGGCACTGGAACACCTCCCAGAACTGGGCTTGGACGACGAGACCACGGAACTGTTCCTGTCCGGCAACGCGCGACGCGTCTTCAGGCTCTGAGCGCCGACCCCGTCACTGCCACCTGAGCAACCGATTCACCGCCCGCCCGAACACATACCGCGCCGCCCGATCCACCACCGGATCGAAGACCCCGGGCAGCGGCCGCACCCCCAGTTCCTCGCGCCAGACGACGCGCGCCCGGCCACCTGGCCCCGGTCGCAGTTCGAGCTCCGCCCAGCCGGTGATCACGCGGCCCCGCTTCTCCAGGCGGCACAGGCCAGGGGTTTCGTCGCCCGGTGGGTGCCACACGGTGACCTCCATACGGTCGTCGAAGGCGAGGGGGCCGAGGCCGGTGCGGGCGACGAACACCGTGCCCTCCCCGGTGGGGGGCGGTGTGAGGACGGTGACGCGGGTCAGCGGTACGACCTCGCCGTGGCGGGGCCACTCGGTGAGGCGGCGCCAGGCCTCGGGGAGGGGGAGGGGGACCGTGCGTTCGAGGAGGAAGTTGACCACGCAATGATCGTAGGGAAGCTGGTCGTGAATTCCCGTCCCAACTTCCCGCACGGACCGGTGAAGCACGGCGGCGGGCCTCTAGCATGCCGCCATAGGCGGGCAATCCGCCCGCCCTCAGGGGGAGTTGTTCGTCATGCCACTGAAGGCCTACGGCGTACTGAT
This genomic window from Streptomyces sp. DG2A-72 contains:
- a CDS encoding XdhC family protein, producing the protein MLDIAEELHRWVEQGRDFAVATVVAVGGSAPRRPGAALAVDADGTAIGSVSGGCVEGAVYELCGQALQDGESVLERFGYSDEDAFAVGLTCGGLIDVLVTPVRAGDPVRPVLASALTAAARGEAAAVARISSGAPELMGRALLIHPEGPYDGGFGAHPELDRTVAEEARAFLDAGRTGTLEIGEQGSRCGAPLTVLVESSVPPPRMIVFGAIDFASALVRIGKFLGYHVTVCDARPVFATRTRFPEADEIVVEWPHQYLEGTQVDGRTVLCVLTHDAKFDVPLLKLALRLPVAYVGAMGSRRTHLDRNERLREVGVTELELARLRSPIGLDLGARTPEETALSIASEIVASRRGGSGVSLTGAHTPIHHDVTSASEPTGRIGSVA
- a CDS encoding SRPBCC family protein — translated: MVNFLLERTVPLPLPEAWRRLTEWPRHGEVVPLTRVTVLTPPPTGEGTVFVARTGLGPLAFDDRMEVTVWHPPGDETPGLCRLEKRGRVITGWAELELRPGPGGRARVVWREELGVRPLPGVFDPVVDRAARYVFGRAVNRLLRWQ
- a CDS encoding (2Fe-2S)-binding protein; the encoded protein is MRVNFTVNGRPQEADDVWEGESLLYVLRERLGLPGSKNACEQGECGSCTVRLDGVPVCSCLVAAGQVEGREVVTVEGLADYARQRSCGDTCGTSLDEAKGWQAKGTDSQTGEGTELSPIQQAFIDAGAVQCGFCTPGLLVAADEMLESNPNPTDADIREALSGNLCRCTGYEKIMDAVRLAAARQGEAV
- a CDS encoding amidohydrolase family protein, with amino-acid sequence MPVIDAWMQHPTLRHSHHEMFESLRRWTGMERLEEPLPVKATVAAMAAADVETGLSAAWYGPQGPLISNDEVAEFVAQSDGRLRGVAGADLTRPVPAVRELRRAVTELGFVALRIVPWLWQLPPSDRLYYPLYAACVDLGVPFCTQVGHTGPLRPSETGRPIPYVDQVALDFPELTIVCGHIGYPWTTEMIAVADKHANVYIDTSAYTAHRYPPELVAYLRGRGRGKVLFGSNYPMITPSRALEHLPELGLDDETTELFLSGNARRVFRL
- a CDS encoding NCS2 family permease, whose translation is MTQQSLEPRTTAEDAGEGTRVPAGRSWLDRYFHISKRGSTVAREVRGGVTTFMAMAYILLLNPLILSGKDAAGDTLAQKALITATAFAAAFTTLLMGFFGKVPLALAAGLSVSGVLASQVAPQMTWPQAMGMCVMYGVIIMLLVVTGLREMIMNAIPLALKHAITMGIGLFVALIGFVKAGFVHQGEGTPVTLGPAGELAGWPVLLFAVTLLAIFMLQARGVPGAILIGIIGGTVLAVVLNALDVINPKQWASGAPELHGSAVSMPDFSIFGNVEFGGWGQVGAMTVGMIVFTLVLAGFFDAMATIIGVGTEAKLADDKGRMPGLSKALFIDGAGGAIGGVSGASGQTVFVESATGVGEGARTGLSSVVTGLFFAACLFFTPLTAIVPGEVAAAALVVIGAMMMMNARHVDWADRATAIPVFLTVVIMPFTYSITAGVAAGVISYVAIKIAQGKAREIGAFMWALTGIFLVFFALNPIESWMGVH
- a CDS encoding xanthine dehydrogenase family protein molybdopterin-binding subunit, yielding MPTNGAPIGAPTKVTQGSHTKGGIGESTLRPDGTLKVTGEFAYSSDMWHEDMLWGQILRSTVAHAEIVSIDTSEAFATPGVYAVMTYDDLPTDVKNYGLEIQDTPVLAHGKVRHHGEPVAIVAADHPETARRAAAKIKVEYRELPVITDEASATAPDAILVHEGRDDHHIGHVPHPNIVHRQPIVRGDVSAARERADVIVEGEYTFGMQDQAFLGPESGLAVPDEDGGVHLYIATQWLHSDLRQIAPVLGLPESKVRMTLSGVGGAFGGREDLSMQIHACLLALRTGKPVKIVYNRFESFFGHVHRHPAKLHYEHGATKDGRLTHLKCRIALDGGAYASASPAVVGNAASLSVGPYVVDDVDIEAIALYSNNPPCGAMRGFGAVQACFAYEAQMDKLAAKLGMDPVEFRRLNAMEQGTIMPTGQPVDSPAPVAELLRRVKAMPMPPERQWESSEGADVRQLPGGLSNTTHGEGVVRGVGYAVGIKNVGFSEGFDDYSTARVRMEVVGGEPVATVHTAMAEVGQGGVTVHAQIARTELGVAQVTIRPADTQVGSAGSTSASRQTYVTGGAVKNACELVREKVLEIGRRKFGTYHPAWATAELLLEGGKVVTDGGEVLADLVDVLEGETVEVEQEWRHRPTEAFDLRTGQGNGHVQYSFAAHRAVVEVDTELGLVKVIELACAQDVGKALNPLSVIGQIQGGTVQGLGVAVMEEIIVDPKTAKVRNPSFTDYLIPTILDTPTIPVDVLELADNHAPYGLRGVGEAPTLSSTPAVLAAIRSATGLELNRTPVRPEHLTGTA
- a CDS encoding xanthine dehydrogenase family protein subunit M; this encodes MDFLRPASWEEALAAKAEHPTAVPIAGGTDVMVEINFDHRRPEYLLDLNRIGDLCEWEAGEDTVRLGASVPYTKIMEHLRPELPGLALASHTVASPQIRNRGGVGGNLGTASPAGDAHPALLAAGAEVEVESVRGSRLIPIDEFYTGVKRNALAADELIRAVHIKKADGPQQYSKVGTRNAMVIAVCAFGLALHPRTRTVRTGIGSAAPTPVRAKAAEEFLNAALEEGGFWDNGKIITPSVAKQFAELCSGACNPIDDVRGTASYRRHAVGVMARRTLTWTWESYRGARRITEGAA
- a CDS encoding PucR family transcriptional regulator, encoding MRLRALLDTDALGLRLLGGEDELDRTVRGVMTTDLRDPSRYLSGGELVLTGLAWRRDAEDSEPFVRILVAAGVAALAAGEAELGDIPDDLVVACAKHRLPLFAVHESVAFATITEHVVRQVSGERAGDLAAVVDRHRRMMTSGPAGGGPDVVLDLLGSDLDLSAWVLSPTGRLIAGPKVGGPELPADMCAQLAAEQLAAARTGRRGPHRVTVGAAPYALFPIRSSGRSPQGARDVRETVLSDWLLAVAADAGDWPEERLDLLQGVTQLIAVERDRRDAARTVRRRLAQEVLELVQTGAAPAEIAARLRVAAPVLLPGLGAAPHWQVVVARVEWDGGDIEGGPVAQSLLEEILVDPLSTGPEPSDRIAVAHTGDEAIALVPLPAVSTEHDGSESGIHADALLESVRDPLAAGLDEDGRVTLGVSAAVHSAEGLRGALEEARHARRVAAARPGRVCAAGHQELASHVLLLPFVPDDVRRAFTARLLDPLRDYDRRHRAELIPTLEAFLDCDGSWTRCATRLHLHVNTLRYRVGRIEQLTSRDLSRLEDKLDFFLALRMS